In Deltaproteobacteria bacterium, the genomic stretch AGCGAATCCAGATGAAGACCCAGCAGAAAAAGAGGATCTTCAACATGAAAACCCCAAACTGGCAAACGGCGGCGAATATTTGTTGTCCGGCAGAGGACAATTCAAAAGAACCGTGAAGAAGGGTAAACAGCGAAAGGGCCAGGCCGAAAACGGTCAGCGGCAGGCCGAAAACCAGAACCTCGTAGTCCCGGCGATCGCCGTATTTTCCGGCCTTGAACTTTTTCAACAGAAAAAAACCGATGAGCATGAAGAGAACGCCGTGCGCCAGCAAAAGAACAAACAGCCCCGTCTCGGCGTTGGCCCGCAAGAATCCGGTGGACATGAACGGGACCTGCCAGCCGCCGAAAAAAAGAACGGCGATCAGCGCCGAATTGACGATCATGTGGGCGTATTCCGCCATGAAAAACATGGCGAACTTCATCGAGCTGTATTCCACGTGATAACCGGCCACCAGCTCCGACTCCCCTTCGGGGAGATCGAAGGGGATGCGGTTGTTTTCGGCGAAAAGGGCCGTGATGAAAAGAACGCCTGCCAGCGGCTGGCGGATGAAATTCCATTTCCAGACCGCCTCCGTCTGATTTTCGACAAGGGCGGAAAGGGTCAGCGAGCCCCCCAAAAGGAGAACGCTCAAAAGAATGAGCCCCACCGCAATTTCATACGAAAACATCTGGGCGGAGGAGCGCAGGCCCCCGAGGAGGGAATATTTGTTGTTGGAAGACCACCCCGCCAAAAGAACCCCAAAAACCCCCAGTGACGACATCGCCAGTATATAAAGGATGCCGACATTCACATCGGCTGACTGCAGGACGAAGGCCTTTCCGCCGATTTCAAGCGGATGGGCGAACGGGATCACGGCGTAGGTAACGCAGGCGACAAAGAGCGACAAAAACGGGGCCAGAATAAAGAAGGGTTTGTTGACATGGGCCGGGATGATGTCTTCCTTGGTAAGCAGTTTGATGACATCCGCGATGGTGTGGAGGAGGCCTCCCAGGCGGACCCCCATGATGCCGGCCCGGTTGGGGCCTCTCCGGTCCTGAATATAGGCCGATCCCTTTCTTTCCGCCCAGATAAGGAGAGGGAGGATATTAAAGATGATGAGAAAGGGAATAAGAATTTTGAGTATCAACACGAGCATGAGATTGTAATCTTTCCGTTAATTCCGCCAGCGTTTCCGTGACGAGCAGTACCTCCCCCCGCGGCGAATAAGCTTTTGTGATTTTTTGCGTCAGACCCTGCACGTTGGTGAAGTGGCCTTCCTGTTCCGCATATGTGGGAATCGGGAGGACGACCATGGCTGAATGGGTTACAGGCCCCTCGTTGGCGGCCCAGACGCACAAGATCGGAACCCTTTTTTCAATCGTTATTTTAAGGTCGGCCTCATTCAAGCCGTTCAGGACCAACAGCCCCTTTAATGTTTTAAGCTCCGAGAGAGGCTTGAAGCCCAGTTTATCGACAAAGGCCTGGTTGGGATTTTTGTCGGCGGTGATGAGGATGTCGTCATGATACGGATTTTCCACCTCGCGACGGCTGGTATAAAGAAAACGGGTCTTCAGGACATTTCTGGCGAAATCATAAAAGGCCTTTAATGTCTCGCCCGTTTCCTGCGCATGGGCCACAACGCCGATTTCGTCCGGCGGGAGCTGTTCGATCATTTCGGCCAGACGATCGAGCGCCTCCTCATGGCCGACAAGACGGGAAATATTCCGTTCGAGGATCCGCGGGCGAAGAATACGATTTTCGTTGATGAACTTGTATCCGTAGCGCCCCTCGTCGCAGATCCAGTATTTGTTGACCTCGGGGTTGTACCGCGGAAGGATGCGGTAGACTTTACCTTCCTCATGATGAATTTCGATGTTACACCCGCGCGAACAGCCGGGACAGATCGAGGGGGTCCGGGACAAAAACCAGACCCGTTTCTTGAAGCGGAAATCCTTGTTGGTCAGCGCCCCCACCGGGCAGACATCAATCGTATTTCCGGCATAGGGATTAGAGAGTTTTTTTCCGGGAAAGACGGTGATGACCGTACGGTCTCCCCGGTTGGCCAGCGTCAGCTCATCCGTCCCCGCCACCTCCTGACAGACGCGGATGCACCGGGTGCAGGCGATGCACCGCTCACAATCGAGCATCACATTCGCGCCGAGATCGATCATTTTTTCCTTGTGGACTTTTTCCTCGGCGAAGCGGGAGGGGACTTCGTCGTAGCTCATGTAGTAGTCCTGCAGGCGGCACTCGCCGGCCTGATCGCAGGTGGGGCAGTCGAGCGGATGATTGATGAGCAAAAATTCCATCACCGACTTGCGGATTTTGACGATCTCCTCCGTGCAGGTCGCAACCTTCATCCCTTCGGATACCGGCTGAACGCAACTGGCCACCGGTTTGGGCATCTTTTCCACCTGCACGAGGCACATCCGGCAGTTTCCCACGGCGCTTAAGCCCGGGTGCCAGCAATAGTGGGGAATGGTGATGCCGGCCTTAAGCGCCGCCGCGAGAATACTTGTCCCACCGGGAACCGTAACTTGCTTGTCGTCGATTTTAAGGGTAACGTCTGTCATATTATGATCGTAGGGGCGTCATTCATGACGCCCTCAATTGCGGGCGCAATAAATTGCGCCCCTACAAAACCCTCATTTGCGGCGATGCCGCCCTTCCCTTAAAATGCTCCGCAAAATCCTCCGGAAATTTTTTGAGATAGCTTAAAACCGGCATCGCGAGGGCATCAGCCAGGACGCAGATGGTCTTTCCCATCATGTTGTTCGAGATATCCATGAGGAGGCTCATGTCTTTTTCGCCCCCCCCTTCGCTCAAGAAACGGGCGAGAATTTTTTCCACCCACCCCGTCCCCTCCCGGCAGGGGGTGCACTGCCCGCAAGATTCATGGGCGTAAAACCGGGCCAGATTGCGAAGGGCCCAGACCATGTTGACCCCTTCACTGATGACAATCACCCCGCCGGAGCCGAGCATGGAGCCATGCTCTGCCACCGATTCGTAGTCGAGTTTGACTGTCTCCACGTCCTGCGCGTTCAATACGGGAACCGACGAGCCGCCGGGGATCACCGCCTTCAGCCTCTTTCCGCCGCGAATGCCGCCGCAATCGTTATAAACAAGATCCTTCAACGGATAGCCGAGCGGTTTTTCATAAGTCCCCGGCCGGTTGATGTGGCCGGAGACGGAAAAGAGTTTTGTCCCCGCCGATTTTTCCGTTCCGAACTGACGGTAGGCGGCCGCGCCATGCTGAATGATGAACGGAAGCGCCGAGAGCGTTTCCACATTGTTGACCACGGTGGGGCATCCGAAAAGGCCAACCACCGCAGGAAACGGCGGCTTGATGCGGGGCTGCCCCTTTTTCCCCTCGAGCGATTCCAAAAGCGCCGTCTCCTCGCCGCAGATGTAGGCCCCCGCGCCGCGATGGATGGTCACTTCGAGGTCATGGCCCGAACCGAAAATATTTTTTCCCAGATACCCCTTGTCGTACGCCTCCGCCACGGCGTCACGAATCCGCCGATAGGAGAGATCGAATTCGCCGCGGATATAAATGTAAGAAGTTCGGCACCGGATGGCACAGGCGGCGATGATAAGCCCTTCGATGAGCTGATGCGGATCTTCTTCCAGAAGAAGGCGATCCTTGAATGTCCCCGGCTCCGACTCGTCGGCGTTGACGCAGAGGTAGGTCGGTTTGCCCGTATTCTGCGGCACAAAGCTCCACTTGAGCCCCGCCGAAAAACCGGCCCCCCCGCGGCCGCGCAGGCCGGAGTTTTTTACCTCTTCGATCACTTGAACCGGTTCCATTGAAAAAAGTTTTTTGACCGACTGGTACCCCCCCGTTTTCTCGTACACCTGCAGGGTGTATGATTCGGAAATGCCGATGCGGTTTGTCAAAACCAAGGACATATTTGAATCTCGTGCTAAATCCCCCCAACCCCCCTTTGACAAAGGGGGGCGAGGGGGGATTTATTCATTTCAATCCCGCCAAAATCTCATCGATCTTTTTCGGATCGAGATTCTCATAATACTTCTCATTTACCATCATCGCCGGGCCGGTGCCGCAGGAGGCAAGGCACTCCACCGTGCAGAGGGAAAACCGGCCGTCGGGGGTCGTTTCATTTTCCGCGATCCCGATTTTTTTCTTCAGATGTTCGAGCAGGCTTTCGGCGCCGACCAGCGCGCAGGAGAGGGTCCTGCAGACCTGGAGATGATATTTTCCCCCCGGTTTTTGCCGGAACATCGTGTAAAAGGTGACAACCCCATAGACATGCGCCGGCGAGACATCCAGAAGCCCCGCCACATACTCCATCGTCTCCCGTGAAATATGCCCGAATTGCTCCTGCGCCAGCCAAAGCGTCGGCAAAAGCGCCGCCTGTTTGGTCGGATAATGGCTTAAGATCTCCTCAAGCCTTTTTTTGTTCTCGGCTGAGAATTCCACAATTTTCACTGTGCCTGCGTGCCCGGGTGCCTGGGTCCCCGTGTTCACGCGGGCACTCAGGCACCCAGGCACCTAGGCAACTCTTCACCGATCCAGCTCCCCCGCCACAATGTTCAGGCTACCGATAATTGCAATCGCATCGGCGATCAGATGCCCCTCGATGATTTTCTCGTACGCCGCAAAAAGGGGAAAACAGGGGGGACGGCATTTGATCCGCCATGGGCGCATCGAGCCGTCGCTGATAATGTAAAAACCCAGCTCCCCGTTGGCCGCCTCGGTGGCGCTGTACACCTCCCCCTTTGGCGGCAGAATCCCGTGCATGATCAGCTTGAAGTGGTTCATCAATCCCTCGATCGATCCGTACACCTCCTCCTTGGGGGGGAGGGCCACGCGGGCGTCATTGGTCATCACCGGCCCCTTGGGCATTTTTTCCAGCGCCTGATGAATAATCCGAATGCTCTGATGAATCTCTTCCATCCGGACCATCGTGCGGTCGTAGGTGTCGCCGTTTTCGGCCACCGGGATGTCGAAATCGAACTCGTCATAACGATAGTAGGGTTCGGCCTTGCGCAGATCGTGAGCCACGCCGGAGGCGCGCAGGCAGGGCCCGGTAAAACCCCATGAAAGGGCCTGTTCTTTGGTCACGACACCGACATCCACCGTCCGGTCGCAGAAAATCCGGTTGTTGGCGACAAGCCCCATCACATCCTTCACCCCTTTTTCCACTTCTTTAAGGACCGTTTTGATATCGGCCGAAAAATCCGGGTAGATGTCGCGGGCCAGGCCGCCGATGCGCGTATAGGCGTAGGTGAGCCGGGCGCCGGTGACCTTTTCGATCACGGTGTAGATTTTTTCGCGGACGTTGAAGAAAAACCAGAAATTGGTGAGCGCTCCGATATCCACCAGGTTCGTGCCGACGCAGACCAGATGGTCCATGATCCGGGAGAGCTCGCACATGATGACGCGGATGTATAAGGCCCGGTCGGGGATTTCGAGGTTTAAGAGTTTTTCCACCGCCCGGCAGTAACCGACATTGTTCATGAGGGCCGAGACATAGTTGAGGCGATCGGTGTAGGGGATGATCTGCTGATAGGTTGAATGTTCGGAATGTTTTTCGAAACAGCGGTGGAGATAGCCGATCTCGCTGGCGGCGCGGATGATCCGCTCCCCGTCAAGCTCGACCTGCGTCCGGAGCGCCCCGTGCATGGCGGGATGCGACGGGCCGATGTTAAGCGTCATCGTTTCGGTTTCGAGTTCTTTTTGAACCAACGGCATATTTTATAACAAATTCCCCAACGTCGGGATCGGCTGGCGTTTGCCGATCGGATAATCCTTTCGGAGCGGATGCCCTTCAAAGCCCTCCCACATCAGCAGTCTTTTCAGATTCGGATGCCCTTCAAACCGGATGCCGAACATGTCGAAGGCCTCGCGCTCAAACCAGTCGGCGATGGGATAAACGGATACAGCCGAAGGGAGCTCCGGATTTTCCCCGGACACCTTGACACGGAGGCGGATCCTCTTTTTTTGCGAAAGGGAATATAAATGATAGACCACTTCGAACCTCGGCTCACTTCCGAGATAATCGACGCCGCAGAGATCGAGGAACAGATCGAAGGGGCATTCCGGAAGTTCCTTGAGAAATTTGAGGACCCCGATGATTTTTTTTGCGTCGACCGAAAAGACTTCCGGACCATCGGTTGAGTTAATCGATTCCACCGCCCCGCTGAATTCTTTTTTTAATGTCTCGATGATATTCATCATTCATAAAATCCCCCCTTGCCCCCCTTTAGCAAAGGGGGGTTGGGGGGATTTAATCCAATCGGCAACTCGGATCGATTTTTTTCTGGATTTTCACGACCGCATCCAGAATCTGTTCCGGCCTTGGAGGGCATCCGGGCACATAGACATCCACGGGGATCACCTCGTCGATCCCCTGCACGACGCTGTAGTTGTCGTAAAACCCGCCGGAGGAGGCGCAGGCCCCCACCGCCACCACCCATTTCGGTTCGCACATCTGGTCGTAGATTTTTTTCAAAATGGGGGCCTGTTTGTAGTTGATGGTCCCCATCACCAGCAGGAGATCGGACTGGCGCGGCGAAAAGCGGACCACCTCGGCGCCGAAACGGGAGATATCGAACTGCGCCGACACCGCCCCCATGAATTCGATGGCGCAACAGGCGGTGCCGAACGGCATCGGCCAGAGGGCATACTTGCGTCCCCAGTTCACGACATCCCGGATGCGCGTGGTCAAAACCGTGTCGCCGAAGAATTTGCGAAGATCCATCATTTCCACTCCAAGCCCCCCTTCCGCCAGACATAGAGGAGGCCGATCGCCAAGATCGCCATAAAGATACCCATTTCAATCAGCATAAACAAGCCCATCCCCTCCGCGATAAAACCCTTGTAGAGCACCGCCCAGGGGATCAAAAAAACCACCTCGATGTCGAAGAGGATGAACAGCATGGCGACGAGAAAAAATTTTACCGAAAACCGCTCGCGGGCATCGCCGACCGGTTCGAGACCGCATTCATAGACCGAAAGTTTGGAGGGGTTTGGTTTTTTGGGGCCTAAAATTGCCGATAAACCAAGAAACGCCCCGGCAAAAAGCGCGGCCATGATGAAAACCAGCAAAATGGGTAGGAAGGGATGATCCATAATATCGGGGGCTTTGCCGCTGGCGCCCCCGTACCCCCAAGTTCGCTCGCGCGGAATAAATCCGACGCTCGCTCACACTAAAATGTCAGACATGTAGGGAATTTGACGGGGGATGTCAATGAGTTAACGATTTTCGGCCATATGATTTAGCTCATCTCCACCGACACCAGCTGCGAGGCGCCCGGTTCCTGCATGGTGACGCCGTAGAGGACGTCGGTCATCTGCATGGTCTTTTTGTTGTGGGTGATGACGATGAACTGCGTTCTGGCGGTCATGTCGCGGATCAAATCGTTGTAGCGCTCCACATTGGCGTCGTC encodes the following:
- a CDS encoding NADH-quinone oxidoreductase subunit H, which translates into the protein MLVLILKILIPFLIIFNILPLLIWAERKGSAYIQDRRGPNRAGIMGVRLGGLLHTIADVIKLLTKEDIIPAHVNKPFFILAPFLSLFVACVTYAVIPFAHPLEIGGKAFVLQSADVNVGILYILAMSSLGVFGVLLAGWSSNNKYSLLGGLRSSAQMFSYEIAVGLILLSVLLLGGSLTLSALVENQTEAVWKWNFIRQPLAGVLFITALFAENNRIPFDLPEGESELVAGYHVEYSSMKFAMFFMAEYAHMIVNSALIAVLFFGGWQVPFMSTGFLRANAETGLFVLLLAHGVLFMLIGFFLLKKFKAGKYGDRRDYEVLVFGLPLTVFGLALSLFTLLHGSFELSSAGQQIFAAVCQFGVFMLKILFFCWVFIWIRWTLPRFRYDQLMRLGWKVMIPLALANVAVTAIYLLVRYG
- the nuoE gene encoding NADH-quinone oxidoreductase subunit NuoE, giving the protein MKIVEFSAENKKRLEEILSHYPTKQAALLPTLWLAQEQFGHISRETMEYVAGLLDVSPAHVYGVVTFYTMFRQKPGGKYHLQVCRTLSCALVGAESLLEHLKKKIGIAENETTPDGRFSLCTVECLASCGTGPAMMVNEKYYENLDPKKIDEILAGLK
- the nuoF gene encoding NADH-quinone oxidoreductase subunit NuoF, with translation MSLVLTNRIGISESYTLQVYEKTGGYQSVKKLFSMEPVQVIEEVKNSGLRGRGGAGFSAGLKWSFVPQNTGKPTYLCVNADESEPGTFKDRLLLEEDPHQLIEGLIIAACAIRCRTSYIYIRGEFDLSYRRIRDAVAEAYDKGYLGKNIFGSGHDLEVTIHRGAGAYICGEETALLESLEGKKGQPRIKPPFPAVVGLFGCPTVVNNVETLSALPFIIQHGAAAYRQFGTEKSAGTKLFSVSGHINRPGTYEKPLGYPLKDLVYNDCGGIRGGKRLKAVIPGGSSVPVLNAQDVETVKLDYESVAEHGSMLGSGGVIVISEGVNMVWALRNLARFYAHESCGQCTPCREGTGWVEKILARFLSEGGGEKDMSLLMDISNNMMGKTICVLADALAMPVLSYLKKFPEDFAEHFKGRAASPQMRVL
- a CDS encoding (2Fe-2S)-binding protein codes for the protein MTDVTLKIDDKQVTVPGGTSILAAALKAGITIPHYCWHPGLSAVGNCRMCLVQVEKMPKPVASCVQPVSEGMKVATCTEEIVKIRKSVMEFLLINHPLDCPTCDQAGECRLQDYYMSYDEVPSRFAEEKVHKEKMIDLGANVMLDCERCIACTRCIRVCQEVAGTDELTLANRGDRTVITVFPGKKLSNPYAGNTIDVCPVGALTNKDFRFKKRVWFLSRTPSICPGCSRGCNIEIHHEEGKVYRILPRYNPEVNKYWICDEGRYGYKFINENRILRPRILERNISRLVGHEEALDRLAEMIEQLPPDEIGVVAHAQETGETLKAFYDFARNVLKTRFLYTSRREVENPYHDDILITADKNPNQAFVDKLGFKPLSELKTLKGLLVLNGLNEADLKITIEKRVPILCVWAANEGPVTHSAMVVLPIPTYAEQEGHFTNVQGLTQKITKAYSPRGEVLLVTETLAELTERLQSHARVDTQNSYSLSHHL
- a CDS encoding NADH-quinone oxidoreductase subunit B, which encodes MDLRKFFGDTVLTTRIRDVVNWGRKYALWPMPFGTACCAIEFMGAVSAQFDISRFGAEVVRFSPRQSDLLLVMGTINYKQAPILKKIYDQMCEPKWVVAVGACASSGGFYDNYSVVQGIDEVIPVDVYVPGCPPRPEQILDAVVKIQKKIDPSCRLD
- a CDS encoding NADH-quinone oxidoreductase subunit A: MDHPFLPILLVFIMAALFAGAFLGLSAILGPKKPNPSKLSVYECGLEPVGDARERFSVKFFLVAMLFILFDIEVVFLIPWAVLYKGFIAEGMGLFMLIEMGIFMAILAIGLLYVWRKGGLEWK